Proteins co-encoded in one Streptomyces sp. JH34 genomic window:
- a CDS encoding ABC transporter permease codes for MSMLGWLDRSGDQLTFYVRALIWIPRTLRRYLKEVQRLLAEVAFGSGGLGVIGGTIGVMIAMTLATGSVVGLQGYAALDQIGTSAFTGFISAYFNTREIAPLVAGLALSATVGAGFTAQLGAMRINEEVDALEAMGVRSMPYLVTTRIIAGVVAIIPLYAIGLLSSYLASRWITVLFNGQSAGTYDHYFNLFLSPDDVLLSVLKVLIFSVLVILAHCYYGFHATGGPAGVGVAVGRSVRNAIVLISVTDFFLSLAIWGATTTVKVAG; via the coding sequence ATGTCGATGCTCGGCTGGCTCGACCGCTCCGGCGACCAACTCACCTTCTACGTACGGGCGCTCATCTGGATCCCCCGGACCCTGCGCCGCTATCTCAAGGAGGTCCAGCGGCTGCTCGCCGAAGTGGCCTTCGGCAGCGGTGGCCTCGGGGTGATCGGCGGAACCATCGGCGTGATGATCGCGATGACGCTCGCCACCGGTTCGGTCGTCGGCCTCCAGGGCTACGCCGCCCTCGACCAGATCGGCACGTCCGCCTTCACCGGTTTCATCTCCGCCTACTTCAACACCCGGGAGATCGCCCCGCTCGTCGCCGGACTCGCCCTCTCCGCGACCGTCGGCGCGGGCTTCACCGCCCAGCTCGGCGCGATGCGGATCAACGAGGAGGTCGACGCCCTCGAAGCGATGGGCGTGCGCTCCATGCCCTACCTCGTCACCACACGGATCATCGCCGGTGTCGTGGCCATCATCCCGCTCTACGCGATCGGGCTGCTCTCCTCCTACCTGGCGTCCCGCTGGATCACCGTCCTGTTCAACGGACAGTCGGCGGGCACCTACGACCACTACTTCAATCTCTTCCTCTCCCCGGACGACGTGCTGCTGTCGGTGCTCAAGGTGCTGATCTTCAGCGTGCTGGTGATCCTCGCCCACTGCTACTACGGATTCCACGCGACCGGCGGCCCCGCCGGAGTGGGTGTGGCCGTGGGCCGGTCGGTGCGCAACGCCATCGTGCTCATCAGCGTCACCGACTTCTTCCTCTCGCTCGCCATCTGGGGCGCGACGACAACGGTGAAGGTGGCCGGCTGA
- a CDS encoding MCE family protein gives MPSSTAQTVRRRLAGVAFVLVPAVLVWVSVSVYEKDFTDDATVTVRTGSVGNEMHDNAEVKLRGVVIGEVRHIASDGDGARLTLAIEPDRLGQIPADVTAQMLPTTLFGERFVALVPPAVPSAETLRAGAVIPQDRSSNAIELEEVLDNVLPMLTAVKPEKLAATLDAVSQALQGRGDKLGDTLVTLDAHLKEFNPQLPTLNADIKELVKVSHLYADAAPDVLDALTDFTTTSGTIAGQQAELADLYGSTTASANDVTAFLRKNKDNLIRLSASGRPTLELLAEYSDAFPCTLRTMAGFVPAMDKALGKGTDAPGLHVTVEAVESKGKYVAGKDTPVYDATGGPHCYSVPYTGRTVPTADARKASAPAPGAEGGGGADGADAVEAPAADSALGMPNSPEESRLVNELVAPSLKVQPQSLPDWSSVLIGPAFRGAEVKLK, from the coding sequence ATGCCCTCCTCCACGGCGCAGACGGTGCGCCGCAGACTCGCCGGCGTGGCCTTCGTGCTCGTGCCCGCCGTCCTCGTATGGGTGTCGGTCTCGGTGTACGAGAAGGACTTCACCGACGACGCCACCGTGACCGTCCGCACCGGGAGCGTCGGCAACGAGATGCACGACAACGCCGAGGTCAAGCTGCGTGGCGTCGTGATCGGCGAGGTGCGCCACATCGCGTCCGACGGTGACGGGGCGAGGCTCACCCTCGCCATCGAGCCGGACCGGCTCGGGCAGATCCCGGCCGACGTCACCGCGCAGATGCTGCCGACCACCCTCTTCGGGGAACGCTTCGTCGCCCTCGTCCCGCCCGCCGTCCCCTCCGCCGAGACCCTCCGGGCCGGGGCGGTGATCCCGCAGGACCGCTCCAGCAACGCCATCGAGCTGGAGGAGGTCCTCGACAACGTCCTGCCGATGCTGACGGCCGTCAAGCCGGAGAAGCTCGCCGCCACCCTCGACGCCGTGTCCCAGGCGCTCCAAGGACGCGGCGACAAGCTCGGCGACACCCTGGTCACCCTCGACGCGCACCTCAAGGAGTTCAACCCGCAACTCCCCACGCTCAACGCGGACATCAAGGAACTCGTCAAGGTCAGCCACCTCTACGCGGACGCGGCACCGGACGTCCTGGACGCGCTCACCGACTTCACCACCACCAGCGGCACGATCGCCGGACAGCAGGCGGAACTCGCGGACCTGTACGGATCCACCACCGCCTCCGCCAACGACGTCACCGCCTTCCTGCGGAAGAACAAGGACAACCTCATCCGCCTCTCCGCCTCCGGCCGCCCCACCCTGGAGCTCCTCGCGGAGTACTCCGACGCCTTCCCCTGCACCCTGCGCACCATGGCCGGGTTCGTCCCCGCCATGGACAAGGCGCTCGGCAAGGGCACCGACGCGCCGGGACTCCACGTCACCGTCGAGGCCGTGGAGTCCAAGGGCAAGTACGTCGCCGGCAAGGACACCCCGGTCTACGACGCGACCGGGGGCCCGCACTGCTACTCGGTGCCGTACACCGGAAGGACCGTCCCGACCGCCGACGCGCGCAAGGCGTCCGCCCCGGCACCCGGCGCCGAGGGCGGGGGAGGCGCGGACGGCGCGGACGCGGTGGAAGCACCCGCCGCCGACAGCGCGCTCGGCATGCCGAACTCCCCCGAGGAGAGCCGGCTCGTCAACGAACTCGTCGCACCCTCACTCAAGGTCCAGCCGCAGTCCCTGCCCGACTGGAGCAGCGTGCTCATCGGTCCGGCGTTCCGCGGTGCGGAGGTGAAGCTCAAGTGA
- a CDS encoding MCE family protein gives MKRRSLAGPLVKSLVFVVVTALATTVLALAIADTGVGDTTSYKARFTDATGLVVGDSVRIAGVKVGQVESIDVADRREAEVGFAVRKGRKLPASVTASIKYLNMVGQRYIDLDQGVGTVGAAFRSGATIPLSRTTPALDLTQLFNGFQPLFEGLSPPDVNQLAGSIVQVLQGEGGTVDSILSHVGSLTGTVAAKDKVIGEVIKNLNTVLKTVNDREAGFDDLVVTLEKLVKGFSGDRKPLGDAVTAMGALTTVTADLLQDGRAPLKEDIAQLGRLSGQLDKGAPQIEGFLEKTPAKMEAITRLTSYGSWLNLYLCEAKVTGVTTEDGSAPPTGITIGGSRCTG, from the coding sequence GTGAAGCGCCGCTCCCTCGCGGGACCGCTCGTCAAATCCCTCGTCTTCGTCGTGGTGACCGCGCTGGCCACCACCGTCCTCGCCCTGGCCATCGCCGACACCGGCGTCGGCGACACCACCTCGTACAAGGCGCGGTTCACCGATGCCACCGGACTGGTCGTCGGCGACAGCGTCAGGATCGCGGGCGTCAAGGTCGGGCAGGTCGAGTCCATCGATGTCGCCGACCGCCGGGAGGCCGAAGTCGGCTTCGCCGTACGCAAGGGCCGCAAGCTGCCCGCCTCGGTGACCGCGTCGATCAAGTACCTCAACATGGTCGGCCAGCGCTACATCGACCTCGACCAGGGCGTCGGAACCGTGGGGGCGGCCTTCAGGTCCGGTGCGACGATCCCGCTGTCGCGCACCACCCCCGCACTCGACCTCACCCAGCTCTTCAACGGCTTCCAGCCGCTCTTCGAAGGACTCTCCCCGCCGGACGTCAACCAGCTCGCCGGCTCCATCGTGCAGGTCCTCCAAGGGGAGGGCGGCACCGTCGACAGCATCCTCTCCCACGTCGGATCGCTGACCGGCACCGTCGCGGCCAAGGACAAGGTGATCGGTGAGGTGATCAAGAACCTCAACACGGTTCTCAAGACCGTCAACGACCGGGAGGCGGGCTTCGACGACCTCGTGGTCACGCTCGAGAAACTCGTCAAGGGCTTCTCCGGCGACCGCAAGCCGCTAGGCGACGCGGTCACCGCGATGGGCGCCCTCACCACCGTCACCGCGGACCTCCTCCAGGACGGCCGCGCGCCGCTGAAGGAGGACATCGCGCAGCTGGGGCGGCTCAGCGGACAGCTCGACAAGGGCGCGCCGCAGATCGAGGGCTTCCTGGAGAAGACACCCGCCAAGATGGAGGCCATCACCCGCCTCACCTCGTACGGCTCGTGGCTCAACCTCTACCTGTGCGAGGCGAAGGTCACCGGTGTGACCACCGAGGACGGCAGCGCGCCGCCCACCGGCATCACGATCGGCGGATCGAGGTGCACGGGATGA